Proteins from one Geothermobacter hydrogeniphilus genomic window:
- the gspL gene encoding type II secretion system protein GspL, which yields MRRKIIALDTSVTPWQLAVAGSTRGGARLDQLAELDRDPQRPLDEQLREALGCPLDAGDRLAVCLPASSALIRWIDFPFHDARKIAAATPAELSRQLPCELDDYQVRQVRLNAAPAAKNTILAAAVPTTAIEQLLDQFDDDREPLGFIGLAPFAWHDGLADQLNDGLLVCVSGSEISLALSRDGVLQDLRVRPRLGDQRSIDQVEFILRQGRILLGNCPGQRNVMLLGEDGDGELAAALRGAGMEVAIPQLDCAGSRVPTAQLPAAALALGIAGQKNAGLNFRSGSFALKNEWQALKRRLLGAAALLTATLLLLGAGAGVQYQQRSNRLAQLKQAMRQQYLQTFPGEKAIVDVPLQVQAKIRELQKKQSRLGTGNSSALQVLKEVSARCPTKFRIDIREYSYSPTGLRLGGSTDSFDAVTQIARSLKTSPLFSDVKISDTKQKSSDERVEFRLQLSFAAPGGAS from the coding sequence ATGCGACGCAAAATCATCGCCCTGGACACCAGCGTCACCCCCTGGCAGCTGGCCGTCGCCGGCAGCACCCGGGGTGGCGCGCGGCTTGACCAGCTCGCCGAGCTTGACCGTGACCCGCAGCGACCGCTCGATGAACAGTTGCGGGAAGCCCTGGGCTGTCCCCTTGATGCCGGTGACCGGCTGGCGGTCTGCCTGCCGGCGAGCAGCGCCCTGATCCGCTGGATCGATTTCCCCTTTCACGATGCCCGCAAAATCGCCGCCGCCACCCCCGCGGAACTGTCCCGTCAGCTGCCCTGTGAACTCGATGACTACCAGGTTCGCCAGGTTCGTCTCAATGCCGCCCCGGCCGCGAAGAACACCATTCTCGCCGCCGCGGTGCCGACCACCGCCATCGAACAGCTGCTGGACCAGTTCGATGACGATCGCGAGCCGCTCGGTTTTATCGGACTGGCGCCTTTCGCCTGGCACGACGGGCTGGCCGATCAGCTGAATGACGGACTGCTGGTCTGCGTCAGCGGGTCGGAAATCAGCCTGGCATTGAGCAGGGATGGAGTCCTGCAGGATCTGCGCGTCAGACCGCGCCTCGGCGATCAGCGCAGCATCGACCAGGTGGAGTTCATCCTCCGCCAGGGGCGCATCCTGCTCGGCAACTGTCCCGGACAGCGCAACGTCATGCTGCTCGGCGAAGATGGCGACGGCGAACTGGCCGCGGCGCTGCGGGGCGCCGGCATGGAGGTCGCGATCCCGCAGCTCGATTGTGCCGGCAGCCGGGTCCCGACCGCGCAGTTGCCCGCCGCCGCCCTGGCCCTGGGAATCGCCGGTCAGAAAAACGCCGGCCTCAATTTCCGCAGCGGTTCCTTCGCCCTGAAAAACGAGTGGCAGGCACTCAAGCGGCGGCTGCTGGGCGCTGCCGCGCTGCTGACAGCCACCCTGCTGCTGCTCGGCGCCGGCGCCGGGGTTCAGTATCAGCAGCGCAGCAATCGCCTCGCTCAACTCAAACAGGCGATGCGTCAACAATATCTGCAGACCTTCCCCGGGGAAAAGGCGATCGTCGATGTGCCGCTGCAGGTGCAGGCCAAGATCCGCGAACTGCAGAAGAAACAGTCCCGGCTGGGGACGGGCAACAGCAGCGCCCTGCAGGTACTGAAAGAAGTTTCAGCCCGCTGTCCGACAAAATTCAGAATCGACATCCGCGAATACAGCTACAGCCCCACCGGGTTGCGGCTCGGCGGATCGACCGACAGCTTTGACGCCGTCACCCAGATCGCCCGCAGCCTCAAGACGTCTCCCCTGTTCAGCGACGTCAAGATCAGCGACACCAAGCAGAAGTCGAGTGATGAACGGGTCGAGTTCCGCCTGCAACTCAGCTTCGCCGCCCCCGGAGGTGCCTCATGA
- the gspK gene encoding type II secretion system minor pseudopilin GspK, which produces MKAVGNERGMVLLLVLVVVALLSALLSEFAFSTLVDLRLTETFRDNVRADYLARGGLTVGRMLLQQDRNSYDAPGAPEELWSQEVTNFPVADGAVSISIHDLDGRLDLNLLIDAQGNPNVVMRGRFERLCDLLGLEDPAALSAALIDWLDADDDPGELGAESDYYRQLQPPYPAANGALTAVDELVRVRGFDAEAVNALKPFVTVWGGDKLNINSAPREVLLAWDEEMTEELAETVLAGRSDAPYKSTDQLRDIMGVEAFSILNRNLDLTVTSRIYHIASRGEVDSGIRRLEAIVNKQGNQLLWQKVD; this is translated from the coding sequence GTGAAGGCCGTCGGTAACGAACGCGGCATGGTGCTGCTGCTGGTGCTGGTGGTGGTGGCGCTGCTGAGCGCCCTGCTGAGCGAGTTCGCCTTTTCGACCCTGGTCGATCTGCGGCTCACGGAAACCTTTCGCGACAACGTCCGGGCCGACTACCTGGCCCGCGGCGGACTGACCGTCGGCCGCATGCTGCTGCAGCAGGACCGCAACAGCTACGATGCCCCCGGCGCCCCCGAGGAACTCTGGTCCCAGGAGGTGACCAACTTCCCGGTGGCCGACGGCGCAGTCAGCATCAGCATCCACGATCTCGACGGCCGGCTCGACCTGAACCTCCTGATCGACGCGCAGGGCAACCCCAACGTGGTGATGCGCGGCCGCTTCGAACGGCTCTGCGACCTGCTCGGCCTCGAAGACCCGGCGGCGCTGTCGGCGGCGCTGATCGACTGGCTCGACGCCGATGACGACCCCGGGGAACTGGGCGCCGAAAGTGACTACTACCGGCAGCTGCAGCCCCCCTACCCGGCGGCCAACGGCGCCCTGACCGCGGTCGACGAGCTGGTTCGGGTACGCGGCTTCGACGCCGAGGCGGTCAACGCCCTGAAACCCTTTGTTACCGTCTGGGGCGGCGACAAGCTGAATATCAACTCGGCTCCGCGCGAGGTGCTGCTGGCATGGGATGAAGAGATGACCGAGGAACTGGCCGAAACGGTGCTGGCCGGCCGCAGCGACGCTCCCTACAAAAGCACGGACCAGTTACGTGACATCATGGGGGTCGAAGCCTTCAGCATCCTTAACCGCAACCTCGATCTGACAGTCACCAGCAGGATCTACCACATCGCCAGCCGAGGTGAAGTCGATTCCGGGATTCGTCGCCTGGAGGCGATTGTCAACAAGCAGGGCAACCAGTTGCTCTGGCAGAAAGTGGATTGA
- a CDS encoding prepilin-type N-terminal cleavage/methylation domain-containing protein has protein sequence MKHQRGFTLIEILVAVTVISLLLSTIYGVFSTISEAKRKVEEKAAAVHLGRVLFSRIDRELLGLSLSTDPRQTVLEGGTNDRGEPYLAMLSNAGEGPQEGLARIRYRLVAGDDTDPDAGFFRDSGAAYQPADEMISSRLSGMVEAFSLRFNDGGGWRQSWDSNRDGIPKLVEVSLRLKLGDGSLPLHTIFQPPRGGTP, from the coding sequence ATGAAGCACCAGCGCGGCTTCACCCTGATTGAAATCCTGGTCGCGGTAACCGTCATCAGTCTGCTGTTGAGCACCATCTACGGGGTCTTCAGCACGATCAGTGAAGCCAAGCGGAAAGTCGAGGAGAAAGCCGCGGCGGTCCACCTCGGTCGGGTGCTCTTTTCCCGCATCGACCGCGAACTGCTGGGACTGTCGCTGTCGACCGATCCACGACAAACGGTTCTGGAAGGGGGTACGAATGACCGCGGCGAACCCTACCTGGCCATGCTCAGCAATGCCGGAGAGGGACCGCAGGAGGGACTGGCACGGATTCGCTACCGGCTGGTTGCCGGCGACGATACAGATCCGGACGCGGGCTTCTTTCGGGACAGCGGAGCGGCCTACCAGCCCGCCGACGAGATGATTTCCAGCCGCCTCAGCGGCATGGTCGAGGCGTTCAGTCTGCGTTTCAACGACGGCGGCGGCTGGCGGCAGAGCTGGGACTCGAACCGGGACGGCATTCCGAAACTGGTCGAGGTCAGCCTGCGATTAAAGCTGGGGGACGGCAGCCTGCCGCTGCATACCATCTTCCAGCCGCCACGGGGTGGAACACCGTGA
- the gspI gene encoding type II secretion system minor pseudopilin GspI, which translates to MGEKNRSHALPLKERGVFVQIKKAEDARGGVATATSHKSRPQADAELGEKNRSHAAGFTLLEVMIALAIIGVALVALLGLAQRSISTNQRLQQITRATLLAQSKMAEVETGIGNDGSDGEGTFTEPDDAFSWTVRSSETPVEGVRQVEVTVFWGREEKNESVHLISFLQRGGAG; encoded by the coding sequence ATGGGCGAAAAGAACCGCTCCCACGCACTACCGTTGAAGGAGCGAGGAGTTTTCGTTCAGATCAAGAAAGCCGAGGACGCGCGCGGAGGCGTAGCGACAGCTACGTCGCACAAGTCGCGCCCGCAGGCTGACGCCGAGCTGGGCGAAAAGAACCGCTCCCACGCAGCCGGGTTTACGTTGCTGGAGGTGATGATCGCCCTCGCCATCATCGGCGTCGCCCTGGTGGCCCTGCTCGGGCTGGCGCAGCGCAGCATCAGCACCAACCAGCGGCTGCAGCAGATCACCCGCGCCACGCTGCTGGCGCAGTCGAAGATGGCGGAGGTTGAAACCGGCATCGGCAACGACGGCAGTGATGGCGAAGGAACCTTCACCGAACCTGACGATGCCTTCAGCTGGACCGTACGCAGCAGCGAAACCCCGGTCGAAGGCGTACGCCAGGTGGAGGTGACGGTCTTTTGGGGGCGGGAAGAAAAAAACGAGTCGGTGCACCTGATTTCCTTCCTGCAGCGGGGAGGCGCCGGATGA
- a CDS encoding pilus assembly FimT family protein produces the protein MKERGIFVQIKEDERARGGVAEATSHKRRTRPDAERGEKNRSQQGFTLIELAIVVLLLGLFAGLSMPMLLNFGQDDLRASARRLSGTVKYLYNEAALTGLEHRLVFNLAEGSYYGQVIDRKGEIKELTGIGGRHSLAGNARFRDIYQPRRGTRNSGEVTTALLPGGWLEETVIHLALPDGENLTLRLVPLTGTTEFFDGYRELGAGR, from the coding sequence TTGAAGGAGCGAGGAATTTTCGTCCAGATCAAGGAAGACGAGCGAGCGCGCGGAGGCGTAGCGGAAGCTACGTCGCACAAGCGGCGAACGAGACCTGACGCCGAGCGGGGCGAAAAGAACCGCTCCCAGCAGGGGTTTACGCTGATTGAGCTGGCCATCGTCGTCCTCCTGCTCGGCCTCTTCGCCGGTCTGAGCATGCCGATGCTGCTCAACTTTGGCCAGGATGACCTGCGCGCCTCAGCCCGACGACTTTCGGGGACGGTCAAGTATCTCTACAACGAGGCCGCCCTGACCGGCCTCGAACATCGGCTGGTTTTCAACCTCGCTGAAGGCAGCTATTATGGTCAGGTGATCGACCGCAAGGGCGAGATCAAGGAATTGACCGGCATCGGCGGCCGTCACAGTCTGGCCGGCAACGCCCGTTTCCGCGACATCTACCAGCCGCGCCGCGGTACCCGCAACAGCGGCGAGGTCACCACCGCCCTGCTCCCCGGCGGCTGGCTGGAAGAAACCGTCATCCATCTCGCCCTGCCTGATGGAGAAAACCTCACCCTGCGGCTGGTGCCGCTGACCGGAACGACGGAATTTTTCGACGGGTATCGGGAGTTGGGCGCAGGGCGCTAG
- the gspG gene encoding type II secretion system major pseudopilin GspG, whose protein sequence is MKRITQLLVRGQRGFTLIEILVVVVILGILAGIVVPRLLDEPEKARRTKAAVQIKSLEESVSMFKLDNGFYPSTEQGLQALVEKPQTGRIPARWREGGYIKKLPVDPWSNPYVYLSPGIHGDFDIISYGPDGEPGGEGDNADINSWEIE, encoded by the coding sequence ATGAAACGGATAACGCAATTGCTGGTCAGGGGTCAGCGCGGCTTCACGCTGATTGAAATCCTTGTCGTGGTGGTGATTCTCGGCATTCTTGCCGGGATTGTCGTGCCGCGGCTGCTCGACGAACCGGAGAAGGCCCGCCGCACCAAGGCCGCGGTGCAGATCAAGAGCCTGGAGGAGTCGGTATCGATGTTCAAGCTCGACAACGGCTTCTACCCGAGTACCGAACAGGGGTTGCAGGCGCTGGTGGAAAAACCGCAGACCGGGCGCATCCCGGCCCGCTGGCGCGAGGGCGGCTACATCAAGAAGCTGCCGGTCGATCCCTGGAGCAATCCCTACGTCTACCTCTCCCCCGGCATCCACGGCGACTTCGACATCATCTCCTATGGTCCCGACGGTGAACCGGGCGGAGAAGGGGACAACGCCGACATCAACAGCTGGGAGATTGAATAA